In one window of Bacteroides sp. DNA:
- a CDS encoding nucleotide pyrophosphohydrolase, which translates to KALIQFRNERDWEQFHNPKDLSLAISIEAGELLEQFLWKDPAEANTEKIKEELADVFAYAFLLADKYDINIKEIILDKIRKNAEKYPIDKAKGTAKKYNEL; encoded by the coding sequence AAAAGCCCTGATCCAGTTCAGGAATGAAAGGGATTGGGAACAGTTTCACAACCCCAAGGACCTCTCTTTGGCCATTAGCATTGAAGCAGGGGAACTACTGGAACAATTTCTTTGGAAAGATCCTGCGGAGGCCAATACCGAAAAGATCAAGGAGGAACTTGCCGATGTATTTGCCTACGCGTTTCTTTTAGCAGATAAATATGATATCAACATCAAGGAAATCATACTCGACAAGATTCGAAAAAATGCAGAAAAATACCCCATCGATAAAGCCAAAGGCACTGCAAAGAAGTACAATGAATTATGA